The following proteins are co-located in the Sporolactobacillus pectinivorans genome:
- a CDS encoding class I SAM-dependent methyltransferase — MDKHTLKRLWQQEEQADFHGWDFSHLRGRWKSENLPWNYREIVLAHLNPNDQLLDIGTGGGEFLLSLHHPYQKTSVTEAWPPNVQLIEKHLEPLGIHIYKSDHEADIPCQDHAFDVIINQHAGINVRDIKRTLKPNGLFITKQVGADNNYDLSKLLIPEYHRPYPHNTLKQVAGDFEKAGFEMEQHYESFPYLRFYDVGALVYYAKIISWEFPGFSVERCFDTLYSLHKQIEQQGYVQTNEHRFLIVARNHKN, encoded by the coding sequence ATGGATAAACATACTTTAAAAAGATTGTGGCAACAGGAAGAACAAGCTGATTTTCATGGATGGGATTTTTCGCATCTTAGAGGAAGATGGAAAAGTGAGAATTTGCCATGGAACTATCGAGAAATAGTATTAGCCCATTTAAATCCCAATGATCAGTTGCTTGATATCGGAACGGGTGGCGGGGAGTTCTTGCTTTCTTTGCATCATCCGTATCAAAAAACGTCAGTTACAGAGGCATGGCCCCCTAATGTGCAGTTAATTGAAAAACATCTGGAACCATTAGGTATACACATTTATAAGAGTGATCATGAAGCGGATATTCCATGTCAGGATCATGCATTTGATGTCATTATCAACCAACATGCTGGAATAAATGTTCGTGACATTAAAAGGACACTGAAGCCTAACGGTTTGTTTATTACGAAACAGGTTGGTGCGGATAACAACTATGATTTATCCAAATTATTAATTCCAGAGTATCACCGTCCCTATCCGCATAATACTTTAAAGCAAGTTGCTGGAGATTTTGAAAAAGCGGGTTTTGAAATGGAGCAACACTATGAAAGTTTCCCTTATTTGCGCTTTTATGATGTGGGGGCTCTAGTCTACTATGCTAAGATCATTTCATGGGAATTTCCTGGATTTTCTGTGGAACGCTGTTTTGACACACTCTATTCTCTGCACAAACAAATAGAGCAGCAAGGATATGTGCAAACCAATGAGCATCGCTTCCTCATTGTTGCACGAAATCATAAAAATTGA
- a CDS encoding DUF2628 domain-containing protein, with amino-acid sequence MNIIKFEDFADDLKEEILTYVGRNRDVYEKRWISMSRRNSIASWHWPACFVNIFWGAYRRMYIWVYVYFAMTTVVNLIPTDFVVTSIINAVDLGVDLAFTICANYIYLNRAVKKVAELRKSIPDRDERLGYLRRNEGYSLGSFWIFFAVFWAVVIISVFI; translated from the coding sequence GTGAATATAATTAAGTTCGAGGATTTTGCTGACGATTTAAAGGAAGAAATCCTAACATATGTTGGGCGCAACAGGGATGTTTATGAAAAGCGCTGGATCAGTATGAGTAGACGGAACAGTATAGCATCTTGGCATTGGCCAGCTTGTTTTGTAAATATTTTTTGGGGTGCTTATAGACGTATGTATATTTGGGTATACGTTTATTTCGCAATGACAACAGTAGTTAATCTTATACCCACTGACTTTGTGGTTACATCTATTATTAACGCTGTTGATCTTGGAGTTGACTTAGCGTTTACAATTTGTGCGAATTACATTTATTTAAATAGGGCAGTGAAAAAGGTAGCTGAGTTGCGCAAATCAATACCTGATAGAGATGAAAGGCTTGGGTACTTAAGAAGAAATGAGGGGTATAGCTTAGGATCTTTCTGGATCTTTTTTGCAGTTTTTTGGGCTGTGGTGATTATTTCTGTGTTTATTTAA
- a CDS encoding cysteine hydrolase family protein, translating into MREALIVIDVQNDYFEGGAFPLYQPEKALANILVLLKKYTKEDRPVYFIQHISKSKEAAFFLPDTRGVHLHSSLKPFLLSHNAYTIEKTYPNSFLQTDLQDKLQEQKIDRLVICGMMTHMCVDSTTRQASELGYNIKVISDACATRDLSFDKITNSAINVQNAFLSALSSFSKVESTAAYLS; encoded by the coding sequence ATGAGAGAAGCATTAATCGTCATTGATGTACAAAATGATTATTTTGAGGGAGGGGCTTTCCCCCTTTATCAACCGGAAAAAGCACTGGCGAATATTCTTGTACTGTTAAAAAAGTATACGAAAGAAGACCGTCCCGTATATTTCATTCAGCATATCAGCAAATCTAAAGAAGCTGCTTTCTTTCTTCCTGATACGCGTGGTGTTCACCTGCATTCATCACTTAAACCTTTTTTATTGTCTCATAATGCCTATACGATTGAAAAAACCTATCCAAACAGTTTTTTGCAAACTGATCTTCAAGATAAATTGCAGGAACAGAAAATTGATCGACTTGTCATATGTGGTATGATGACGCATATGTGCGTTGACTCGACAACGAGGCAGGCTAGCGAACTAGGCTACAATATTAAAGTGATTTCTGATGCGTGTGCAACACGAGATCTCTCATTTGATAAAATCACAAACTCTGCCATAAACGTTCAAAATGCCTTTCTTTCTGCATTATCAAGTTTCTCAAAGGTTGAATCGACAGCAGCCTATTTATCGTAA
- a CDS encoding cysteine hydrolase family protein — protein sequence MEKTALIVIDLQIGVQSETAPLYNLANVIDGVNQRIRLFREENKPVIFVQHNDSDLILNSPEWQLFPKLDCKDTDIYVNKTHANSFYKTNLNDILTKLNINKLEICGAQTEYCIDTTIRMAHGLGYHLFMKKGLTTTVNNDLLGAKTIIAHHENIWNNRFLTFL from the coding sequence ATGGAAAAGACAGCATTAATCGTTATTGACTTGCAGATAGGCGTTCAATCTGAAACTGCCCCGCTTTATAACTTGGCTAATGTAATTGACGGGGTTAATCAAAGAATTCGTTTATTTAGAGAAGAAAACAAACCGGTCATTTTTGTTCAACATAACGACAGTGACTTAATTCTCAATTCTCCAGAATGGCAGCTTTTCCCGAAACTGGATTGTAAGGATACTGATATCTATGTCAACAAAACGCATGCAAATTCATTTTACAAGACCAATTTGAATGATATACTCACAAAATTAAATATTAATAAGCTTGAAATTTGTGGTGCACAAACTGAATATTGTATTGACACGACTATTAGAATGGCTCATGGACTGGGTTATCATTTATTTATGAAAAAGGGCTTAACTACCACCGTTAACAATGATCTCCTGGGAGCAAAAACAATCATTGCACACCATGAGAATATATGGAATAATCGATTTTTAACTTTTTTATGA
- a CDS encoding Lrp/AsnC family transcriptional regulator — protein sequence MDEIDSKIVNKLKENSRVTWKNLGREIHMTGQAIGARVERLIEEKYIRKFTVDVAYRHTEFITVYMDTQEYRAFENKMVSKPNVESVHKISGDGCYLLIAHFSPDEMNDFFTELLAYGRYKVNISLNQLK from the coding sequence TTGGATGAAATAGATAGTAAAATAGTTAATAAATTAAAGGAAAATAGTCGTGTGACCTGGAAGAACCTTGGGAGAGAAATACATATGACAGGTCAGGCTATTGGAGCACGTGTTGAGCGACTCATTGAAGAAAAATACATCAGGAAATTCACTGTGGATGTAGCATACAGACATACTGAGTTTATTACTGTGTATATGGATACACAGGAGTACAGGGCTTTTGAAAATAAGATGGTTTCGAAGCCAAATGTTGAATCGGTACACAAGATTTCTGGAGATGGGTGTTATCTCCTGATTGCGCATTTTTCACCCGACGAAATGAATGACTTTTTTACGGAATTACTGGCTTATGGACGATATAAGGTCAATATTTCTTTGAATCAATTAAAGTAG
- a CDS encoding MBL fold metallo-hydrolase, which translates to MKIANGIEALDLTVNMMGRQSALHPTLIWDDNEVILVDTGIPGQLEKIRKAVTSAGASFDKLNKVILTHQDIDHIGSLPEILKGAGRKIEVLAHEEDKPYIEGDKPLIKMNPERMAKMLESLPEEQRQKIQTMFGARRSAKVDTTITDGEVLPYCGGMTVIFTPGHTPGHISLYHQKSKTLIAGDALVAADGALLPPSPRTTLDMTTALQSIKKFTKYDIDTVICYHGGVFKENVNKRLAELADTQ; encoded by the coding sequence ATGAAAATAGCAAATGGTATAGAAGCACTCGACTTGACAGTGAACATGATGGGACGGCAAAGCGCGCTTCATCCAACATTGATCTGGGACGACAACGAGGTGATCTTAGTGGACACAGGAATCCCGGGTCAGCTTGAGAAGATTCGCAAAGCTGTAACCAGTGCCGGCGCGTCTTTTGACAAACTGAACAAAGTGATTCTGACCCATCAGGACATCGACCATATCGGCAGTCTGCCGGAAATTCTTAAGGGTGCCGGAAGGAAGATCGAAGTCCTTGCACACGAAGAAGATAAGCCGTATATCGAAGGCGACAAACCTCTGATTAAAATGAACCCGGAGCGAATGGCCAAAATGCTTGAATCACTTCCGGAAGAACAGCGTCAGAAAATACAGACGATGTTCGGTGCACGAAGGTCCGCAAAAGTCGATACAACAATTACGGATGGGGAAGTATTGCCATACTGTGGAGGAATGACTGTTATTTTCACACCAGGCCACACGCCCGGTCATATCAGTTTGTACCACCAAAAGAGTAAAACACTGATCGCAGGAGATGCACTTGTGGCAGCGGACGGAGCGCTCCTTCCCCCCAGTCCCCGGACGACACTGGATATGACAACAGCTCTACAATCGATAAAAAAATTTACGAAATACGATATTGACACAGTGATTTGTTACCATGGCGGCGTGTTCAAAGAAAATGTGAATAAACGGCTCGCAGAACTTGCAGACACCCAGTGA
- a CDS encoding NADPH:quinone oxidoreductase family protein, translating into MIKQFHALVVNKQGEQFSINVQKLTVNDLPEGEVLIRVCYSGVNYKDSLAAIPDGHIVTSYPFVPGIDLAGIVLSSEDSRFREGDKVIATSYGIGVSHFGGYSELARIPADWIVPLPEGLSLREAMIIGTAGFTAALSVQRLEENHVTPGKGKVLVTGATGGVGSFAVSILSAGGYHVEASTGKEAEYDFLKNIGAQTVINRGEIYDGTLKALKKQKWAAAVDPVGGEPLAALLSQIQYGGSVAVSGLTAGTKLPTTVFPFILRGISLLGIDSVYCPMETRRRIWHRLAGEFKPLHLENFVQNEVTLEQLPDILPILLKGEARGRTIVKLGEEK; encoded by the coding sequence ATGATAAAACAATTTCATGCGCTCGTGGTAAATAAGCAAGGAGAACAATTTTCTATAAACGTTCAAAAGCTGACTGTGAACGACTTGCCGGAGGGGGAGGTACTTATACGTGTTTGCTACTCCGGAGTGAACTATAAAGACAGCCTTGCTGCCATTCCTGACGGTCATATTGTGACATCTTATCCTTTTGTGCCGGGCATTGATTTAGCAGGAATTGTTCTATCATCAGAGGATTCCCGTTTTAGAGAAGGTGACAAGGTTATTGCAACCAGCTACGGGATAGGCGTTTCCCACTTTGGCGGTTACAGTGAGCTTGCACGTATTCCGGCGGATTGGATTGTGCCGCTTCCAGAAGGTCTTTCACTCAGAGAAGCAATGATTATCGGTACAGCCGGTTTTACGGCCGCTTTGTCCGTTCAGCGCCTTGAAGAAAATCACGTAACACCCGGAAAAGGCAAAGTGCTTGTCACAGGAGCAACCGGAGGCGTTGGAAGCTTTGCTGTTTCAATTCTTTCGGCTGGTGGCTATCATGTTGAGGCAAGTACAGGGAAAGAGGCCGAATATGACTTCCTGAAAAATATCGGCGCACAAACAGTGATTAATCGTGGTGAAATTTATGATGGTACATTAAAAGCATTAAAAAAGCAAAAATGGGCTGCCGCCGTTGATCCGGTTGGCGGTGAACCGCTTGCCGCACTGCTTAGTCAAATTCAATATGGCGGTTCAGTCGCAGTGAGTGGATTGACAGCCGGCACTAAACTACCGACAACAGTATTTCCGTTCATTTTGCGGGGGATAAGCTTATTAGGCATCGATTCTGTTTACTGTCCCATGGAAACAAGACGGAGAATCTGGCACCGTCTGGCTGGAGAATTTAAACCATTACATTTGGAAAACTTCGTCCAAAACGAGGTAACGCTTGAACAGCTTCCGGATATTCTTCCTATTTTGCTTAAGGGCGAGGCGCGGGGAAGAACGATTGTGAAACTGGGAGAAGAAAAGTAA
- a CDS encoding MDR family MFS transporter, translating to MASFQTTNQITGSKKWWALATVLLTMFFSSMDQTVVSTAMPTIIGDLHGFNLYAWVFTAYMMASSVTIPIYGKLSDVFGRKPFYLFGLIMFGVGSAISGQAHSMMELIFARAFQGIGAGAMMSMPRATIGDIFTPKERGKWMGVMMAVFGISSIIGPAIGGWITDTFSWHWVFYINLPFAVLAIIGVIVTLPKVRAEHRVKVDWLGSVFLVIGLIPILLGFTWAGTKYAWGSPIELTLFIGGAIILALFILWERKATDPLLNPLLFKNRIFNTSLILGILIAMTMFGSIMFLPVYVQGVLGLNAQNSGWVMSPMMIGFIVGSMTSGQIMSRTGRYKYLAWCSGAVIVLGSFLLNQMNVHTTWSTVVLNMVILGVGIGSLMPLMNMVVQNAFPYKMMGTVNSTQQFVQSLGGVIVSPIFGSILNKAFSNKLSTSLPTSLHQYKSKLAGLNPQSLITAQAQKSIAAEFKQFGSAGYQMYLQLMDAVKASLAYGIQHLLTLGLIFSILCFVGTFFLPEIGLKGKEYFHSEDSANDDAPSTSTRPS from the coding sequence GTGGCTTCGTTTCAAACGACGAACCAAATTACAGGTTCTAAAAAGTGGTGGGCACTGGCTACGGTTCTTTTGACTATGTTTTTCTCGTCAATGGATCAGACGGTTGTTTCCACGGCAATGCCCACCATTATTGGTGATTTGCACGGTTTTAATTTGTACGCTTGGGTCTTCACGGCGTATATGATGGCTTCCTCGGTGACGATTCCGATTTATGGCAAGCTGTCGGATGTATTTGGACGAAAACCATTCTATTTGTTTGGGCTGATTATGTTCGGCGTTGGTTCTGCGATATCGGGCCAGGCGCATTCGATGATGGAATTAATTTTTGCACGGGCTTTTCAGGGCATTGGCGCAGGAGCGATGATGAGCATGCCGCGCGCCACGATCGGTGATATTTTCACACCTAAAGAACGTGGCAAATGGATGGGCGTAATGATGGCCGTATTCGGTATTTCAAGTATCATCGGACCGGCAATAGGCGGCTGGATTACGGACACCTTTTCATGGCACTGGGTTTTTTACATTAACTTGCCATTTGCCGTACTGGCAATCATTGGTGTGATCGTAACGCTGCCAAAAGTCCGAGCGGAGCACCGCGTCAAGGTAGACTGGTTAGGCTCTGTATTTCTGGTTATCGGGCTCATCCCCATCCTGCTCGGGTTTACCTGGGCAGGCACCAAATATGCCTGGGGATCTCCTATCGAACTGACACTGTTCATCGGCGGCGCGATTATACTCGCACTCTTTATTTTGTGGGAGCGCAAAGCCACAGACCCGCTGCTCAATCCGCTTCTGTTCAAAAATCGGATTTTTAACACTTCACTGATTTTGGGCATTTTGATCGCAATGACCATGTTCGGCAGTATCATGTTCCTGCCTGTTTATGTTCAGGGCGTGCTGGGGCTCAACGCACAAAACAGTGGATGGGTCATGTCGCCTATGATGATTGGCTTTATTGTCGGCAGTATGACATCCGGTCAAATCATGTCGCGCACAGGGCGTTACAAGTATCTTGCCTGGTGCAGCGGCGCTGTGATTGTCTTAGGTTCTTTTTTGCTGAACCAGATGAATGTTCATACCACCTGGTCCACAGTCGTTTTAAACATGGTTATACTTGGAGTCGGTATTGGTTCCTTGATGCCGTTGATGAATATGGTGGTGCAAAATGCGTTCCCTTACAAAATGATGGGCACTGTAAACTCAACACAGCAGTTCGTGCAATCACTCGGCGGCGTGATTGTCTCTCCGATTTTCGGTTCCATACTCAACAAAGCGTTTTCGAACAAACTGAGTACGTCATTGCCAACTTCTCTGCATCAGTATAAAAGTAAGCTGGCCGGCTTGAATCCGCAGTCGCTCATAACTGCTCAGGCACAAAAATCCATTGCAGCCGAGTTCAAACAGTTTGGTTCTGCGGGGTATCAGATGTATCTTCAACTGATGGATGCAGTCAAAGCATCACTTGCGTATGGCATTCAACATCTGTTAACGCTCGGTTTGATTTTCTCCATCCTGTGCTTCGTCGGAACCTTTTTTCTGCCGGAAATCGGGCTTAAAGGCAAGGAATACTTTCACTCGGAAGATTCCGCTAATGATGATGCACCAAGTACAAGTACTCGGCCATCCTAA
- a CDS encoding DNA topology modulation protein FlaR, with protein MKKIIPNKIHIIGSVGSGKTTLARNLSHQFNIPFYELDNVIWTRNVSGDIRRTDEERDKLLSAIIRSDTWIIEGVHFHNWIFPSFDHADLIIFLDTVYSKRKFRIIKRFIRQKFGFEKANYKPTFKLFKDMFKWNATFESQTKPELKNMLSQRYKDKTITLRDDIDIHKFFN; from the coding sequence ATGAAAAAGATTATTCCTAATAAAATACATATTATCGGCTCCGTTGGAAGCGGGAAAACAACGTTAGCGCGAAATCTTTCACATCAGTTTAATATTCCGTTTTATGAATTAGATAATGTGATTTGGACGAGAAATGTATCTGGAGATATACGGAGAACGGACGAGGAAAGAGACAAACTTTTGAGTGCAATCATTCGTTCTGATACTTGGATTATAGAAGGGGTTCATTTTCATAACTGGATATTCCCAAGTTTTGATCATGCTGACTTGATTATATTTTTAGATACAGTTTATTCGAAAAGGAAATTTAGAATCATAAAGCGATTTATCCGTCAAAAATTTGGATTTGAAAAAGCAAACTATAAACCAACTTTTAAACTATTTAAGGATATGTTTAAATGGAATGCAACTTTTGAAAGTCAAACCAAACCAGAACTGAAAAATATGTTAAGTCAACGATATAAAGACAAGACGATAACTTTAAGAGATGACATTGATATCCATAAATTCTTTAACTAA